In one Macaca nemestrina isolate mMacNem1 chromosome 2, mMacNem.hap1, whole genome shotgun sequence genomic region, the following are encoded:
- the LOC105470319 gene encoding follistatin-related protein 1 has translation MWKRWLALALALVAVAWVRAEEELRSKSKICANVFCGAGRECAVTEKGEPTCLCIEQCKPHKRPVCGSNGKTYLNHCELHRDACLTGSKIQVDYDGHCQEKKSVSPSASPVVCYQSNRDELRRRIIQWLEAEIIPDGWFSKGSNYSEILDKYFKNFDNGDSRLDSSEFLKFVEQNETAINITTYPDQENNKLLRGLCVDALIELSDENADWKLSFQEFLKCLNPSFNPPEKKCALEDETYADGAETEVDCNRCVCACGNWVCTAMTCDGKNQKGAQTQTEEEMTRYVQELQKHQETAEKTKRVSTKEI, from the exons GAAGAGCTAAGGAGCAAATCCAAGATCTGTGCCAATGTGTTTTGTGGAGCTGGCCGGGAATGTGCAGTcacagagaaaggggaacccACCTGTCTCTGCATTGAG CAATGCAAACCTCACAAGAGGCCTGTATGTGGCAGTAATGGCAAGACCTACCTCAACCACTGTGAACTGCATCGAGATGCCTGCCTCACTGGATCCAAAATCCAGGTTGATTACGATGGACACTGCCAAG AGAAGAAATCCGTAAGTCCATCTGCCAGCCCAG TTGTTTGCTATCAGTCCAACCGTGATGAGCTCCGACGTCGCATCATCCAGTGGCTGGAAGCTGAGATCATTCCAGATGGCTGGTTCTCTAAAGGCAGCAACTACAGTGAAATCCTAGACAAGTATTTTAAG AACTTTGATAATGGTGACTCTCGCCTGGACTCCAGCGAATTCCTGAAGTTTGTGGAACAGAATGAAACTGCCATCAATATTACCACGTATCCAGACCAGGAGAACAACAAGTTGCTTAG GGGACTCTGTGTTGATGCTCTCATTGAACTGTCTGATGAAAATGCTGATTGGAAACTCAGCTTCCAAGAGTTTCTCAAGTGCCTCAACCCATCTTTCAACCCTCCTGAGAAGA AGTGTGCCCTGGAGGATGAAACGTATGCAGATGGAGCTGAGACTGAGGTGGACTGTAACCGCTGTGTCTGTGCCTGTGGAAACTGGGTCTGTACAGCCATGACCTGTGACG GAAAGAATCAGAAGGGGGCCCAGACTCAGACAGAGGAGGAGATGACCAGATACGTCCAGGAGCTCCAGAAGCATCAG GAAACAGCTGAAAAGACCAAGAGAGTGAGCACCAAAGAGATCTAA